A single region of the Ancylobacter novellus DSM 506 genome encodes:
- the wrbA gene encoding NAD(P)H:quinone oxidoreductase, giving the protein MAKVLVLYYSSYGHIEAMAEAVAEGAREAGAEVTIKRVPETAPLEVAQKAGFKLDQKAPVATVDELKDYDAIIFGSGTRFGNVTSQLRSFMDQTGGLWFTGALVGKVGSVFTSSATQHGGQESTILSFIPTLLHHGMVVVGLPYAFQGQTGLDEIKGGSPYGASTITGGDGARFPSAVELEGARYQGRHVAGIAAKLHG; this is encoded by the coding sequence ATGGCCAAAGTTCTTGTTCTCTACTACTCGTCCTACGGCCACATCGAGGCCATGGCCGAGGCCGTCGCCGAGGGCGCCCGCGAGGCAGGGGCCGAGGTGACGATCAAGCGCGTGCCGGAGACCGCGCCGCTCGAAGTGGCGCAGAAGGCCGGCTTCAAGCTCGACCAGAAGGCGCCGGTGGCGACCGTCGACGAGTTGAAGGACTATGACGCAATCATCTTCGGCTCGGGCACCCGCTTCGGCAACGTGACCTCGCAGCTCCGCAGCTTCATGGACCAGACCGGCGGCCTCTGGTTCACCGGCGCGCTGGTCGGCAAGGTCGGCTCGGTGTTCACCTCGTCGGCCACCCAGCATGGCGGGCAGGAATCGACTATCCTCAGCTTCATCCCGACCCTGCTGCATCACGGCATGGTGGTGGTCGGCCTGCCCTATGCCTTCCAGGGCCAGACCGGCCTCGACGAGATCAAGGGGGGCTCGCCCTATGGCGCCTCGACGATCACCGGCGGCGACGGTGCCCGCTTCCCCTCGGCGGTGGAGCTTGAGGGCGCCCGTTACCAGGGCCGCCACGTGGCCGGCATCGCCGCCAAGCTGCACGGGTGA
- a CDS encoding alpha/beta hydrolase gives MKLPRRLIVLSPLLLPAGLALANTAHQPLHGRPAPALPSRADTHVYLIRGLFGVFSLGLDDLMKELVAQGYHSEIYGWDEAQKVIDLINQRAEGGHTGPVVLIGHSLGANAVISVATSIQQQNIPVDLGVTFDATDPGQVPANVAVFINFWAQDGFGVPVSAVPGYAGDLQNVDLSDQPGIDHTTIDAMEPFHQEVITRLESMTSK, from the coding sequence ATGAAACTGCCGCGCCGCCTGATCGTGCTGTCGCCTCTTCTTCTCCCGGCGGGTCTGGCCCTCGCCAACACGGCACACCAGCCGCTGCATGGCCGGCCAGCGCCCGCCCTGCCCTCGCGCGCGGACACCCATGTCTATCTGATCCGCGGCCTGTTCGGCGTGTTCTCGCTCGGCCTCGACGATCTGATGAAGGAGCTGGTCGCGCAGGGCTACCATTCGGAGATCTATGGCTGGGACGAGGCGCAGAAGGTGATCGACCTGATCAACCAGCGCGCCGAGGGCGGCCACACCGGCCCGGTGGTGCTTATCGGCCATTCGCTCGGCGCCAATGCCGTGATCTCGGTGGCGACGAGCATTCAACAGCAGAACATTCCGGTCGATCTCGGCGTCACCTTCGACGCCACCGACCCCGGGCAGGTGCCCGCGAACGTCGCCGTGTTCATCAATTTCTGGGCGCAGGACGGCTTCGGCGTGCCGGTAAGCGCGGTGCCCGGCTATGCCGGCGACCTCCAGAATGTCGATCTCTCCGACCAGCCCGGCATCGACCACACCACCATCGATGCGATGGAGCCGTTCCACCAGGAAGTGATCACGCGGCTGGAAAGCATGACCAGCAAGTGA
- a CDS encoding DUF2218 domain-containing protein, translating to MPATSALVPTAHASRYLQQLCKHWAHKLEVSFTPEHGTVKLPDGAMATMDAGPEALDVCIQASDAETLERMKDVVARHLDRFAFREAPLPFDWKDV from the coding sequence ATGCCCGCCACCAGCGCCCTTGTCCCGACCGCCCATGCCAGCCGCTATCTGCAGCAGCTCTGCAAGCATTGGGCGCACAAGCTCGAGGTATCCTTCACGCCCGAGCATGGCACCGTGAAGCTGCCGGACGGCGCGATGGCGACCATGGACGCCGGGCCGGAGGCGCTCGACGTGTGCATCCAAGCGAGCGATGCCGAGACGTTGGAGCGGATGAAGGACGTGGTGGCACGCCATCTCGACCGCTTCGCCTTCCGCGAGGCGCCGCTCCCCTTCGACTGGAAGGATGTTTGA
- a CDS encoding sulfurtransferase TusA family protein, with protein MDERTVPLRLDLRGLKCPLPALHARRALERAAPGAAIIVECTDPMAVIDIPHMVRQDGHLLDGQETEGDVLVFRLRKAG; from the coding sequence ATGGATGAACGCACCGTGCCGCTGCGGCTCGACCTGAGGGGGCTGAAATGCCCCCTGCCGGCGCTGCATGCCCGCCGGGCGCTGGAGCGCGCCGCGCCGGGCGCGGCCATCATCGTCGAGTGCACCGACCCGATGGCGGTGATCGACATCCCCCACATGGTGCGGCAGGACGGTCATCTGCTCGACGGGCAGGAGACGGAGGGCGACGTGCTGGTCTTCCGCCTGCGCAAGGCGGGCTAG
- the mobB gene encoding molybdopterin-guanine dinucleotide biosynthesis protein B, with amino-acid sequence MRLIGFAGWSGAGKTTLLARLIPVLVGRGHRVSTIKHAHHNFDVDQPGKDSHTHRVVGATEVLVSSANRWALMHELRGAPEPDLPELLAHLAPVDLVLVEGFKRDHHPKIEIHRAEVGKPFLHPEDPYIVAIASDAPLADAPLPVLDLDDVEAVADFVDQHAAPIDGIGWRPSADQSAG; translated from the coding sequence ATGCGGCTGATCGGCTTTGCGGGATGGAGCGGTGCGGGCAAGACCACGCTGCTGGCGCGGCTGATCCCGGTACTGGTCGGGCGCGGCCATCGCGTCTCCACCATCAAGCACGCGCATCACAATTTCGATGTCGACCAGCCGGGCAAGGATTCGCACACGCACCGCGTGGTCGGCGCCACCGAGGTCCTGGTTTCCTCCGCCAATCGCTGGGCGCTGATGCACGAATTGCGCGGCGCGCCGGAGCCGGACCTGCCGGAATTGCTCGCGCATCTGGCGCCGGTGGACCTGGTGCTGGTCGAGGGCTTCAAGCGCGACCACCATCCCAAGATCGAGATCCATCGCGCCGAGGTGGGCAAGCCCTTCCTGCACCCGGAGGACCCCTACATCGTCGCCATCGCCTCGGATGCGCCGCTGGCCGATGCGCCGCTGCCGGTGCTGGATCTCGACGATGTCGAGGCGGTCGCCGATTTCGTCGACCAGCACGCGGCGCCGATCGACGGCATCGGCTGGCGGCCCAGTGCGGATCAGAGCGCCGGATAG
- the mobA gene encoding molybdenum cofactor guanylyltransferase MobA: MDKPVGLILAGGLSRRMGGGDKALRALGGEAILARIVRRIGPQVSMLLLNANGPAERFGVELPVVPDSLPDTPGPLAGILAGLDHVAAAFPGARYLLTVPADCPFLPADLATRLGEAAERAGAAYAASGGRTHPVVGLWPVAARDELRRLLADGERRVDRWTERVGAVAVEWPAEPFDPFFNVNTPDDLAEAERLLAAYPAL, translated from the coding sequence ATGGACAAGCCGGTCGGGCTCATCCTCGCCGGCGGCCTGTCGCGGCGCATGGGCGGCGGCGACAAGGCACTGCGCGCCCTCGGCGGCGAGGCCATCCTCGCGCGCATCGTGCGGCGGATCGGGCCGCAGGTGAGCATGCTGCTGCTCAACGCCAACGGCCCGGCGGAACGCTTCGGCGTGGAGTTGCCGGTGGTGCCGGACAGCCTGCCCGACACGCCGGGGCCGCTGGCCGGCATCCTCGCCGGGCTCGACCATGTGGCGGCGGCTTTCCCCGGCGCTCGATACCTGCTCACCGTGCCGGCCGACTGCCCCTTCCTGCCGGCCGACCTCGCCACCCGCCTCGGCGAAGCTGCGGAGAGGGCGGGCGCCGCCTATGCCGCCTCCGGAGGGCGGACGCATCCGGTGGTCGGGCTGTGGCCGGTGGCAGCACGCGACGAGCTGCGCCGGCTGCTGGCGGACGGTGAGCGCCGCGTCGACCGCTGGACCGAACGTGTCGGCGCCGTCGCGGTCGAATGGCCGGCCGAGCCCTTCGATCCGTTCTTCAACGTCAACACGCCGGACGACCTCGCCGAGGCCGAGCGCCTCCTCGCGGCCTATCCGGCGCTCTGA
- a CDS encoding YbaN family protein → MFALAWVCVALGVVGIVTPVMPGTVFLILAAWLFARSSPRFENWLLTHPRLGPSVVAWRENGAIPRWAQLVATGSMAGSFVLLVVIGLSTPVLAIIGTIFVGVSAYMLTRPTE, encoded by the coding sequence ATGTTTGCGCTGGCCTGGGTGTGCGTGGCGCTCGGCGTCGTCGGCATCGTCACCCCGGTGATGCCGGGAACGGTGTTCCTCATCCTCGCCGCCTGGCTGTTCGCCCGCTCCTCGCCGCGCTTCGAGAACTGGCTGCTGACCCATCCGCGGCTCGGCCCGTCGGTGGTAGCGTGGCGCGAGAACGGCGCCATCCCGCGCTGGGCGCAGCTGGTCGCCACGGGCAGCATGGCCGGCAGCTTCGTGCTGCTGGTCGTCATCGGCCTCTCGACGCCGGTGCTGGCGATCATCGGCACGATCTTCGTCGGCGTCTCCGCCTATATGCTCACCCGGCCGACCGAGTGA
- the recG gene encoding ATP-dependent DNA helicase RecG yields the protein MLRPDLLNPYFASITGLPGIGPKLAKPFNRLLGREGEARVLDLLMHLPASTIDRRARPTLSQVVPDTVVTLEIVVDRHVPTPRGSRAPYRVYAHDETGDIMLAYFKADRSWMERLLPVGETRWISGTVTLYDGMAQMTHPDRVVDAAGLAKLPPIEPVYPLVEGLGHGHVRRAVEAALAQTAELPEWQGEAPGIGFHAALRKVHQPQDTLDASPAGPAWRRLAYDELLAGQLALALVRARTTKQVGRPSVGDGSLSRRIEAALPFSLTGSQVEALKAIRADIASQDRMLRLLQGDVGSGKTVVALLAAASVIETGRQAALMAPTEILARQHMKTIEPLAQAAGLRLALLTGREKGRAREALLTALANGEIDLVIGTHALFQEGVAFRDLALAIVDEQHRFGVHQRLALAAKGEAVDVLVMTATPIPRTLVLTYFGDMDSSELREKPAGRKPIDTRAIPLDRIDEVVASLGRALAEGRRAYWICPLVEESENSDLAAAEARAGELRAWFGNRVGLVHGKMKGAEKDAAMAAFAAGETQILVATTVVEVGVDVPEASIIVIEHAERFGLAQLHQLRGRVGRGDAASTCLLLYRRPLGEIARQRIEALRESEDGFFLAEQDLKLRGEGDVLGTRQSGFPGFRLARLEVHGDLLERARREATATVKNDSDLIGPNGPSLRLLLHIFERDVAVKLLNAG from the coding sequence ATGCTGCGGCCCGACCTGCTCAATCCCTATTTCGCCTCGATCACCGGCCTTCCGGGCATCGGCCCGAAGCTGGCGAAGCCGTTCAACCGGCTGCTCGGCCGAGAGGGCGAGGCGCGGGTGCTCGACCTGCTGATGCACCTGCCCGCCTCCACCATCGACCGGCGGGCGCGCCCGACCTTGTCGCAGGTGGTGCCCGACACGGTAGTGACGCTGGAGATCGTCGTCGACCGGCATGTGCCGACGCCGCGCGGCTCGCGCGCGCCCTACCGCGTCTATGCGCATGACGAGACCGGCGACATCATGCTCGCTTATTTCAAGGCCGATCGCAGCTGGATGGAGCGCCTGCTGCCCGTCGGCGAGACGCGGTGGATATCCGGCACCGTCACGCTCTATGACGGCATGGCGCAGATGACGCATCCCGACCGCGTGGTCGATGCGGCCGGGCTCGCAAAGTTGCCGCCGATCGAGCCCGTCTATCCGCTGGTGGAGGGCCTCGGCCACGGCCATGTGCGGCGCGCCGTCGAGGCGGCCCTCGCCCAGACCGCCGAGCTGCCGGAATGGCAAGGCGAGGCGCCCGGCATCGGCTTCCACGCCGCTTTGCGCAAGGTGCACCAGCCGCAGGATACGCTCGACGCCAGCCCCGCCGGCCCGGCATGGCGGCGGCTCGCCTATGACGAATTGCTGGCCGGCCAGCTGGCGCTCGCTCTGGTGCGGGCGCGCACGACCAAGCAGGTCGGGCGGCCGAGCGTGGGCGACGGGTCGCTGTCGCGCCGCATCGAGGCCGCCCTGCCCTTTTCGCTCACCGGCTCGCAGGTGGAGGCGCTGAAGGCGATCCGTGCGGATATCGCCTCGCAGGACCGCATGCTGCGGCTGCTGCAGGGCGATGTCGGCTCCGGCAAGACGGTGGTCGCCCTGCTGGCGGCGGCGAGCGTGATCGAGACCGGGCGGCAGGCGGCGCTGATGGCGCCGACCGAGATCCTCGCCCGCCAGCACATGAAGACCATCGAGCCGCTGGCGCAGGCCGCCGGATTGCGGCTGGCTCTGCTCACCGGCCGCGAGAAGGGGCGCGCCCGCGAGGCCCTTCTGACCGCCCTCGCCAATGGCGAGATCGACCTCGTCATCGGCACCCACGCGCTGTTCCAGGAAGGTGTCGCCTTCCGCGACCTTGCGCTCGCCATCGTCGACGAGCAGCACCGCTTCGGCGTGCACCAGCGCCTCGCGCTCGCCGCCAAGGGCGAGGCGGTCGACGTGCTGGTGATGACCGCGACGCCCATTCCCCGCACGCTGGTGCTGACCTATTTCGGCGACATGGACTCCAGCGAGCTGCGCGAGAAGCCGGCCGGCCGCAAGCCGATCGACACCCGCGCCATCCCCCTCGACCGCATCGACGAGGTGGTGGCGAGCCTTGGCCGCGCACTGGCCGAGGGACGGCGCGCCTACTGGATCTGCCCGCTGGTCGAGGAATCGGAGAATTCCGACCTCGCCGCCGCCGAGGCCCGCGCGGGCGAATTGCGGGCCTGGTTCGGCAACCGCGTCGGCCTCGTCCACGGCAAGATGAAGGGCGCGGAGAAGGACGCCGCCATGGCCGCCTTCGCCGCCGGCGAGACGCAGATATTGGTGGCGACCACGGTGGTGGAGGTCGGCGTCGACGTGCCGGAGGCGAGCATCATCGTCATCGAGCACGCCGAGCGCTTCGGCCTCGCCCAGCTGCACCAGCTGCGCGGGCGCGTCGGGCGGGGCGATGCCGCCTCGACCTGCCTGCTGCTCTACCGCCGCCCGCTCGGCGAGATCGCCCGCCAGCGGATCGAGGCCTTGCGGGAGTCGGAGGACGGCTTCTTCCTCGCCGAGCAGGATCTGAAGCTGCGCGGCGAGGGCGACGTGCTGGGCACGCGGCAGAGCGGCTTTCCCGGCTTTCGCCTTGCACGGCTTGAGGTTCATGGCGATCTTCTGGAACGTGCGCGGCGGGAGGCGACAGCAACAGTTAAGAACGATTCTGATCTCATCGGGCCAAACGGCCCTTCCCTGCGTCTGCTCTTGCACATTTTTGAACGCGATGTCGCAGTGAAGCTCCTAAACGCCGGATGA